A single Panthera tigris isolate Pti1 chromosome A3, P.tigris_Pti1_mat1.1, whole genome shotgun sequence DNA region contains:
- the TTL gene encoding tubulin--tyrosine ligase isoform X1, with translation MYTFVVRDENSSVYAEVSRLLLATGHWKRLRRDNPRFNLMLGERNRLPFGRLGHEPGLMQLVNYYRGADKLCRKASLVKLIKTSPDLAESCTWFPESYVIYPTNLKTPVAPAQNGIHPPIHSSRTDEREFFLASYNRKKEEGEGNVWIAKSSAGAKGEGILISSEASELLDFIDNQGQVHVIQKYLEHPLLLEPGHRKFDIRSWVLVDHQYNIYLYKEGVLRTASEPYHVDNFQDKTCHLTNHCIQKEYSKNYGKYEEGNEMFFEEFNKYLISALNITLESSILLQIKHIIRSCLMSVEPAISTRHLPYQSFQLFGFDFMVDEELKVWLIEVNGAPACAQKLYAELCQGIVDIAISSVFPPPDVEPQHVQPAAFIKL, from the exons ATGTATACCTTCGTGGTGCGCGACGAGAACAGCAGCGTCTACGCCGAGGTCTCGCGGCTGCTGCTCGCCACCGGCCACTGGAAGAGGCTCAGGCGAGACAACCCCAGGTTCAACCTGATGCTGGGCGAGAGGAACCGGCTGCCCTTCGGGAGATTGG GTCACGAGCCTGGGCTGATGCAGTTGGTGAATTACTACAGGGGGGCTGACAAACTGTGTCGCAAAGCTTCTTTAGTGAA GCTAATCAAGACGAGCCCAGACCTGGCTGAGTCCTGCACATGGTTTCCAGAGTCCTATGTGATTTACCCAACTAATCTCAAGACCCCAGTTGCCCCAGCACAGAATGGAATCCACCCACCGATCCATAGCTCAAGGACAGATGAAAGGGAATTCTTCCTGGCTTCTtacaacagaaagaaggaagagggagaaggcaaTGTTTGGATTGCAAAGTCATCAGCTGGTGCCAAAG GTGAAGGCATCCTCATCTCCTCGGAGGCTTCAGAACTTCTGGATTTCATTGACAACCAGGGTCAGGTGCATGTGATCCAGAAATACCTTGAGCACCCTCTGCTTCTGGAGCCAGGTCACCGCAAATTTGACATTCG AAGCTGGGTCTTAGTGGATCATCAGTATAATATCTACCTCTACAAAGAGGGTGTGCTTCGGACTGCTTCAGAACCATATCATGTTGATAATTTCCAAGACAAAACCTGCCATTTGACCAATCACTGCATTCAGAAGGAATACTCAAAGAACTATGGAAAGTACGAAGAAGGGAATGAAATGTTCTTTGAGGAGTTCAATAAGTACCTAATAAGTGCTTTGAACATTACGCTGGAGAGTAGTATCTTGCTACAAATTAAACATATAATAAG AAGCTGCCTCATGAGCGTGGAGCCCGCCATCAGCACCAGGCACCTCCCTTACCAGAGCTTCCAGCTCTTTGGCTTTGACTTCATGGTGGACGAGGAGCTGAAGGTCTGGCTCATTGAGGTCAACGGCGCCCCAGCTTGTGCCCA GAAGCTCTATGCAGAACTGTGCCAGGGCATCGTGGACATAGCCATATCCAGTGTCTTCCCGCCCCCAGACGTGGAGCCACAGCACGTCCAGCCGGCCGCGTTCATCAAGCTGTGA
- the TTL gene encoding tubulin--tyrosine ligase isoform X2: protein MYTFVVRDENSSVYAEVSRLLLATGHWKRLRRDNPRFNLMLGERNRLPFGRLGHEPGLMQLVNYYRGADKLCRKASLVKLIKTSPDLAESCTWFPESYVIYPTNLKTPVAPAQNGIHPPIHSSRTDEREFFLASYNRKKEEGEGNVWIAKSSAGAKGEGILISSEASELLDFIDNQGQVHVIQKYLEHPLLLEPGHRKFDIRSWVLVDHQYNIYLYKEGVLRTASEPYHVDNFQDKTCHLTNHCIQKEYSKNYGKYEEGNEMFFEEFNKYLISALNITLESSILLQIKHIIRSCLMSVEPAISTRHLPYQSFQLFGFDFMVDEELKVWLIEVNGAPACAQVWFPSARGCTADFHNCQKRALP, encoded by the exons ATGTATACCTTCGTGGTGCGCGACGAGAACAGCAGCGTCTACGCCGAGGTCTCGCGGCTGCTGCTCGCCACCGGCCACTGGAAGAGGCTCAGGCGAGACAACCCCAGGTTCAACCTGATGCTGGGCGAGAGGAACCGGCTGCCCTTCGGGAGATTGG GTCACGAGCCTGGGCTGATGCAGTTGGTGAATTACTACAGGGGGGCTGACAAACTGTGTCGCAAAGCTTCTTTAGTGAA GCTAATCAAGACGAGCCCAGACCTGGCTGAGTCCTGCACATGGTTTCCAGAGTCCTATGTGATTTACCCAACTAATCTCAAGACCCCAGTTGCCCCAGCACAGAATGGAATCCACCCACCGATCCATAGCTCAAGGACAGATGAAAGGGAATTCTTCCTGGCTTCTtacaacagaaagaaggaagagggagaaggcaaTGTTTGGATTGCAAAGTCATCAGCTGGTGCCAAAG GTGAAGGCATCCTCATCTCCTCGGAGGCTTCAGAACTTCTGGATTTCATTGACAACCAGGGTCAGGTGCATGTGATCCAGAAATACCTTGAGCACCCTCTGCTTCTGGAGCCAGGTCACCGCAAATTTGACATTCG AAGCTGGGTCTTAGTGGATCATCAGTATAATATCTACCTCTACAAAGAGGGTGTGCTTCGGACTGCTTCAGAACCATATCATGTTGATAATTTCCAAGACAAAACCTGCCATTTGACCAATCACTGCATTCAGAAGGAATACTCAAAGAACTATGGAAAGTACGAAGAAGGGAATGAAATGTTCTTTGAGGAGTTCAATAAGTACCTAATAAGTGCTTTGAACATTACGCTGGAGAGTAGTATCTTGCTACAAATTAAACATATAATAAG AAGCTGCCTCATGAGCGTGGAGCCCGCCATCAGCACCAGGCACCTCCCTTACCAGAGCTTCCAGCTCTTTGGCTTTGACTTCATGGTGGACGAGGAGCTGAAGGTCTGGCTCATTGAGGTCAACGGCGCCCCAGCTTGTGCCCA GGTGTGGTTCCCATCAGCACGTGGGTGCACAGCAGATTTCCACAACTGTCAGAAAAGAGCCCTCCCCTGA